ACGAGGCCGTGTCCGACTATCCCGGCGGTGAGAAAGGCGAAGAACTGACGGTCGAATTCACCGTCCTTGGCCGGCCTTTCCTCGGCCTGAACGGCGGTCCGAACTTCAAACCCAATGAGGCGATTAGTTTCATGGTCGTCACCGAGAACCAGGAGGAAACCGACCGCTACTGGAATGCGATCACGCAGAATGGCGGCGAAGAGAGTGCCTGTGGCTGGTGCAAAGATAAGTGGGGTTTTTCCTGGCAGATCACGCCGAAGCGCCTGATGGATCTTATGAGCGAAGGCGGAGAACGGGCCAAGCGCGCTTTTGAAGCGATGATGGAAATGAAGAGGATCGACATCGCCGCGCTCGACCGGGCCGTCGAAGGCTTTCTCAACGATGCGTAGGCTGACGGGCGCAGTCTTTCAGTCGCTTGACGGCATTATGCAGGCGCCGGGAGGGCTGCAGGAAGATCTGAGTGGCGGCTTCGCTCCAGCGCCAAACTTCAGCGAATCAATAAAGATGTGCTGACCCATTCAGGCGAGCCGCTGACATGGGAGAACAGCAGCAAGCTATCGGGCGATACGGGAACTGCTGTCAGCGACCTGAAGAAAACCGAAGGCCGAGATCTGCTTACTCAGGGCAGCAGCAGCCTTTACCCGCAGCTTTGCCAGGCCGGACTCATCAACC
This sequence is a window from Methyloterricola oryzae. Protein-coding genes within it:
- a CDS encoding dihydrofolate reductase family protein; the encoded protein is MLTHSGEPLTWENSSKLSGDTGTAVSDLKKTEGRDLLTQGSSSLYPQLCQAGLINRLT
- a CDS encoding VOC family protein yields the protein MANDKLVTCLWFDKGEGRNAAEFCASIFPDSRVGSIHEAVSDYPGGEKGEELTVEFTVLGRPFLGLNGGPNFKPNEAISFMVVTENQEETDRYWNAITQNGGEESACGWCKDKWGFSWQITPKRLMDLMSEGGERAKRAFEAMMEMKRIDIAALDRAVEGFLNDA